The Brassica napus cultivar Da-Ae chromosome C7, Da-Ae, whole genome shotgun sequence genome has a segment encoding these proteins:
- the LOC106352191 gene encoding auxin-responsive protein IAA28 isoform X2, with product MEEEKRLELRLAPPCHQLTPNRNIHGSKQRSLTKETSFVSYNRVEAAPVVGWPPVRSSRRYLTSQIKEEMKKIESDEERELYVKINMEGVPIGRKVNLSAYNNYQQLSHAVDQLFKKDSSDLNRQYTLVYEDTEGDKVLVGDVPWEMFVSTVKRLHVLKTSHVSMFSPRKNCKE from the exons atggaagaagagaagagattgGAGCTTAGGCTGGCTCCTCCCTGTCACCAACTCACTCCCAACAGAAATATCCATGGATCTAAACAAAGAagcctcaccaaagaaacatcATTTGTTTCCTATAACAG GGTGGAGGCAGCTCCAGTGGTGGGATGGCCGCCGGTAAGATCATCCCGGCGATACCTAACGTCACAGATAAaggaggagatgaagaagatagagAGTGATGAAGAGAGAGAGTTATACGTTAAGATCAACATGGAAGGAGTTCCCATCGGAAGAAAAGTCAACCTCTCGGCTTATAACAACTACCAACAGCTTTCACATGCCGTTGACCAACTTTTCAAGAAAGATTCGTCGGATCTAAACAGACAATACACTTTGGTCTACGAAGACACTGAAGGAGATAAAGTCCTGGTCGGAGATGTTCCTTGGGA GATGTTTGTATCGACTGTGAAGAGGTTGCATGTTTTAAAGACCTCCCACGTTTCCATGTTCTCAC CTAGAAAGAACTGCAAGGAATAG
- the LOC106348760 gene encoding probable glycosyltransferase At3g07620 — protein sequence MRPEFPGLWKVIESRRLLWLMGLTFALIVTFQYIELPNTISSLFSSTKLPFSRNSSSLTRDSQHHKSNLAPAMAPSYPQKNASLVDDSGGGDDEEVEVDKIFDNNGNATAPNVSPSQVKENATAPTVSPSQVKENATAPAVLPSQVKENATAPAASAKPPAALPLVKENATAPVASAKSPASLPIPNPSPVKDNATSHVEDKNSTKTDVPGASPVVRFVPDVKKYSKTPDSRVMSISEMSKQLRRNRITHNRLAKKPKWVTKPDLELLQAKYEIENAPIDDKDPLLYAPLYRNVSTFKRSYELMEKMLKVYVYKEGDKPIMHSPILRGIYASEGWFMKLIESNNNKFVTKDASKAHLFYLPFSSRMLEVTLYVQDSHSHRNLVQYLKDYIDFISVKYPFWNRTSGADHFLAACHDWAPSETRNHFAKSIRALCNSDVKEGFVFGKDTSLPETFVRDPKKPLSNIGGKSASQRPTLAFFAGKPDHGYLRPILLSYWGNNKDPDLKIFGRLPRTKGNKNYLQFMKTSKYCICAKGFEVNSPRVVEAIFYDCVPVIISDNFVPPFFEVLNWESFALFVAEKDIPNLKKILMSVSERRYRQMQMRVKRVQKHFLWHVQPEKYDMFHMILHSVWFNRVFQISV from the exons ATGAGGCCTGAGTTTCCAGGGCTATGGAAGGTAATAGAGAGCAGACGTCTTCTATGGCTAATGGGACTCACATTTGCTCTCATCGTCACTTTTCAATACATCGAGCTTCCGAACACTATCTCCTCCCTCTTCTCTTCCACCAAGCTTCCCTTCTCAAGAAACTCATCTTCACTCACAAGAGACAGCCAGCATCATAAGAGTAACTTGGCTCCAGCTATGGCACCTAGCTATCCTCAAAAGAACGCTTCTCTGGTGGATGATTCTGGtggtggagatgatgaggaagtTGAGGTTGATAAGATCTTTGACAACAATGGAAACGCAACCGCTCCCAACGTTTCACCTTCTCAGGTAAAGGAAAACGCAACCGCTCCCACCGTTTCACCTTCTCAGGTAAAGGAAAACGCAACCGCTCCCGCCGTTTTGCCTTCTCAGGTAAAAGAAAACGCAACCGCACCTGCAGCTAGTGCTAAGCCCCCTGCTGCCTTACCTCTAGTAAAAGAAAACGCAACCGCACCTGTGGCTAGTGCTAAGTCCCCTGCTTCCTTACCAATTCCAAACCCGTCTCCGGTTAAGGACAACGCAACTAGCCATGTAGAGGACAAGAACTCAACTAAAACAGATGTTCCTGGTGCCTCTCCCGTTGTGAGATTTGTTCCTGACGTGAAGAAGTACTCAAAAACGCCTGATTCAAGAGTGATGTCGATATCAGAGATGAGCAAGCAGCTGCGTCGAAACCGTATTACACATAATCGTCTAGCAaag AAACCAAAATGGGTTACTAAACCGGACTTGGAGCTTCTACAAGCAAAGTACGAGATCGAGAACGCACCTATAGATGACAAAGACCCTCTCCTTTACGCACCTCTTTACCGCAACGTCTCCACGTTCAAACG GAGCTATGAGTTGATGGAGAAGATGTTGAAGGTTTACGTTTACAAAGAAGGAGACAAACCTATCATGCACAGTCCAATACTCAGAGGGATATATGCATCAGAAGGCTGGTTCATGAAACTTATTGAATCCAACAACAACAAGTTTGTCACAAAGGACGCTTCCAAAGCTCATCTTTTCTACTTACCCTTTAGCTCTCGGATGCTAGAGGTCACTCTATACGTGCAAGACTCTCATAGTCACCGCAACCTCGTTCAGTATCTTAAAGACTACATAGACTTCATCTCGGTTAAGTACCCTTTTTGGAACCGAACCTCTGGAGCGGATCATTTCCTTGCAGCTTGCCATGACTGG GCGCCTTCGGAGACACGCAATCACTTCGCAAAGAGTATTAGGGCTTTATGCAACTCTGATGTTAAAGAAGGCTTTGTCTTTGGTAAAGACACGTCATTACCAGAGACATTCGTTAGAGATCCCAAGAAACCACTAAGCAACATCGGCGGCAAATCTGCCTCCCAAAGGCCAACGCTAGCTTTCTTCGCTGGCAAGCCTGACCACGGCTACCTTAGACCGATCCTGCTCTCTTACTGGGGCAACAACAAAGACCCCGACCTAAAAATATTCGGGAGGCTTCCGAGGACCAAAGGAAACAAGAACTACCTCCAGTTCATGAAGACGAGCAAGTACTGTATCTGTGCCAAAGGGTTTGAAGTGAACAGTCCTAGAGTGGTCGAGGCTATATTCTACGACTGTGTTCCGGTTATTATATCTGATAACTTCGTGCCGCCGTTTTTCGAGGTTTTGAACTGGGAGTCGTTTGCGCTATTCGTGGCGGAGAAGGATATACCTAACTTGAAGAAGATTCTGATGTCGGTGTCGGAGCGTAGGTACAGGCAGATGCAGATGAGGGTTAAGAGAGTGCAGAAGCATTTTCTGTGGCATGTTCAGCCTGAGAAGTATGATATGTTTCATATGATTCTTCATTCGGTTTGGTTTAACCGGGTTTTTCAGATTTCTGTTTAG
- the LOC125589641 gene encoding uncharacterized protein LOC125589641 yields the protein MAPIQRTFSDISHQISTDNTLAKEPTPTATTTTLLSLAAISEVEDAKCECCGMSEECTPEYISRVRSKFSGKLICGLCSEAVEQEMEKMSNSELVVEKRREEAVKAHMSACSRFNRLGRSYPALFQAEAVKEILKKRSKTMVRPTKSEKGGLARSSSCMPALAKELKDRALVN from the coding sequence ATGGCCCCCATTCAACGCACTTTCTCGGATATCTCACACCAAATATCCACAGACAACACTCTAGCAAAAGAACCAACTCCAACCGCAACCACAACAACTTTATTGTCCTTAGCAGCGATATCCGAAGTGGAAGATGCAAAGTGCGAGTGTTGCGGCATGTCTGAAGAGTGCACACCAGAGTATATAAGCCGTGTGCGTTCAAAATTCTCAGGGAAGCTGATTTGCGGGCTATGTTCAGAAGCGGTGGAGCaagagatggagaagatgaGCAACAGTGAGCTAGTGGTGGAGAAGCGGCGTGAGGAGGCAGTGAAGGCACACATGAGCGCATGTTCCCGGTTCAACAGGCTGGGCCGGAGTTATCCAGCGTTGTTTCAAGCAGAAGCCGTTAAGGAAATTCTCAAAAAGAGGTCTAAGACGATGGTTAGACCCACCAAGTCTGAAAAAGGTGGTCTCGCTAGGAGCTCTAGCTGCATGCCTGCTTTGGCTAAGGAGCTAAAAGATCGTGCTTTGGTTAATTAG
- the LOC106350711 gene encoding GATA transcription factor 12-like, with product MEEEAHEFLHTADHFAVDDLLVDFSNDDDEENDVIVDSDGANTALAVTDSSNSSLSPVGLSSFQGDVQDGTSFSGDLCVPSDELAELEWLSNFVEDSFSTDDVQKLQLISGYKARPDPKPEPENQNSSSPIFTTDVSVPAKARSKRSRAAACNWASRGLLMEAVYDNPFTGETILSRHHLSPPTSPASMTHPVKKQALDGFRRKKDSLLDSGAEERRCLHCATDKTPQWRTGPMGPKTLCNACGVRYKSGRLVPEYRPAASPTFVLAKHSNSHRKVMELRRQKEMTKAHHEFIHHHHGTETAMIFDVSSDGDDYLIHHNVGPDFGQLI from the exons ATGGAAGAAGAAGCTCACGAATTCTTACACACAGCGGATCATTTCGCCGTAGATGACCTCTTGGTGGATTTCTCTAATGATGATGACGAGGAAAATGATGTCATTGTTGATTCCGACGGCGCTAACACTGCCTTGGCCGTGACCGACAGCTCTAACTCCTCGTTATCCCCCGTAGGTCTCAGTAGTTTCCAAGGTGATGTTCAAGACGGCACCAGCTTCTCCGGCGACCTTTGCGTACCG AGTGATGAGCTGGCTGAGCTGGAGTGGCTGTCTAACTTCGTGGAGGACTCGTTCTCGACCGACGACGTACAGAAGCTACAGCTAATATCCGGTTACAAAGCCCGACCCgacccgaaacccgaaccgGAAAACCAGAATAGCAGCAGTCCGATTTTCACCACTGACGTCTCCGTGCCGGCCAAAGCCAGGAGCAAACGCTCACGCGCCGCAGCGTGTAACTGGGCCTCACGTGGGCTTCTCATGGAAGCCGTTTACGACAACCCGTTCACCGGAGAAACCATTCTCTCCCGCCACCACCTCTCTCCTCCGACCTCGCCGGCGTCCATGACACATCCCGTGAAAAAGCAAGCCCTCGACGGGTTCCGGCGAAAGAAAGATTCTTTGCTGGACTCCGGCGCAGAGGAGCGGCGGTGTCTCCACTGCGCCACCGACAAGACGCCGCAGTGGCGGACGGGTCCAATGGGCCCTAAGACGCTGTGCAACGCTTGCGGCGTGAGGTACAAATCGGGGCGTCTGGTGCCGGAGTACCGGCCGGCGGCGAGTCCGACGTTCGTCTTGGCGAAGCATTCGAATTCTCATCGGAAAGTTATGGAGCTCAGACGACAGAAGGAGATGACGAAGGCCCACCATGAGTTCATACATCACCATCACGGTACGGAGACTGCCATGATTTTCGACGTCTCGTCGGACGGTGATGATTACTTGATCCACCACAACGTTGGCCCAGATTTCGGACAGCTTATCTGA
- the LOC106348758 gene encoding ent-kaurene oxidase, chloroplastic-like: MNAFLHQFLLFHNNHTTSMPSMICLLLGFVVSSFLFIFVSKKLLSRHNMSEVSRLPSVPVVPGLPLIGNLLQLKEKKPHKTFTRWSELYGPIYSIKMGSSSLVVLNSTETAKEAMVTRFPSISTRKLSNALTVLTCNKSMVATSDYDDFHKLVKRCILNGLLGANAQKRKRHYRDALIENVTSKLHAHKRDHPQEPVNFRAIFEHELFGVALKQAFGKDIESIHVDELGETLSREEIFKVLVHDMMEGAIDVDWRDFFPYLKWVPNNSFESRIQQKHKRRLAVMNALIQDCLKQNDSDDCYLNYLMSEGKTLTKEQIAILVWETIIETADTTLVTTEWAIYELAKHQSVQARLCEEIKSVCGGEKIKEEQLPLLPYVNAIFHETLRKYSPAPLVPIRYAHEDTEIGGYYVPAGSEIAINIYGCNMDKKRWEKPEEWWPERFLDDRYELSDLHKTMAFGAGKRVCAGALQASLMAGIAIGRLVQEFEWKLRDGEEENVDTYGLTSQKLYPLMAIINPRLSS, from the exons ATGAATGCATTTCTTCATCAGTTTCTTCTCTTTCACAACAATCACACAACTTCCATGCCCTCCATGATCTGCCTTCTCCTTGGCTTTGTTGTCTCCTCTTTCCTCTTCATCTTCGTGTCCAAGAAACTACTGTCCAGACACAACATGTCTGAAGTTTCTAGGCTCCCCTCTGTCCCAG TGGTGCCAGGGCTTCCGTTGATTGGGAACTTGCTGCAACTAAAAGAGAAGAAACCACACAAGACTTTCACTAGATGGTCTGAGCTTTATGGTCCTATTTACTCTATCAAGATGGGCTCTTCCTCTCTTGTTGTCCTTAACTCAACCGAAACAGCCAAAGAG GCGATGGTAACTAGGTTTCCATCAATCTCAACAAGAAAGCTATCAAACGCCTTAACAGTCCTCACTTGCAACAAGTCTATGGTTGCTACAAGTGATTATGATGACTTCCATAAACTAGTGAAACGCTGTATCTTGAATGGCCTTTTAGGTGCAAATGCACAG aaACGAAAGAGACACTACAGAGATGCTCTAATTGAAAACGTGACTTCCAAGCTGCATGCACACAAAAGAGACCACCCGCAAGAGCCTGTGAACTTCAGAGCTATATTCGAACATGAGCTATTTGGAGTAGCCTTGAAGCAA GCCTTTGGGAAAGACATTGAATCCATCCACGTAGATGAACTCGGTGAGACTTTGTCAAGAGAAGAGATCTTCAAGGTTCTAGTACACGACATGATGGAAGGTGCAATCGATGTTGATTGGAGAGACTTCTTCCCATACTTGAAATGGGTTCCTAACAATAGCTTTGAATCAAGAATCCAGCAGAAGCATAAACGTAGACTCGCAGTGATGAACGCTCTCATTCAAGATTGTCTGAAGCAGAATGATTCAGATGATTGCTATCTCAACTACTTGATGTCTGAAGGGAAGACACTAACCAAGGAGCAGATTGCAATCTTGGTTTGGGAGACGATTATTGAGACAGCTGACACTACTCTGGTTACAACTGAGTGGGCTATTTACGAACTTGCAAAGCATCAAAGTGTTCAAGCTCGTCTGTGTGAAGAAATCAAAAGTGTCTGCGGTggagaaaagattaaagaagaGCAGTTGCCTCTGCTTCCTTATGTCAATGCAATCTTCCATGAAACGCTTAGGAAGTACAGTCCTGCTCCTTTAGTTCCCATTCGCTATGCTCATGAAGATACCGAGATAGGAGGCTATTACGTCCCTGCAGGAAGTGAG ATAGCAATAAACATTTATGGATGCAACATGGATAAGAAGCGTTGGGAGAAGCCAGAGGAGTGGTGGCCGGAGAGGTTCTTAGATGATAGATACGAGTTGTCTGATCTTCATAAGACGATGGCGTTTGGAGCGGGGAAGAGGGTTTGTGCTGGTGCACTTCAGGCGTCTCTGATGGCAGGGATTGCTATTGGGAGATTAGTTCAAGAGTTTGAATGGAAGCTTAGAGACGGTGAGGAAGAGAATGTTGATACCTATGGTTTGACCTCTCAGAAGCTTTATCCTCTCATGGCTATTATCAATCCAAGGCTTTCTTCTTAA
- the LOC106352191 gene encoding auxin-responsive protein IAA28 isoform X1 gives MEEEKRLELRLAPPCHQLTPNRNIHGSKQRSLTKETSFVSYNRVEAAPVVGWPPVRSSRRYLTSQIKEEMKKIESDEERELYVKINMEGVPIGRKVNLSAYNNYQQLSHAVDQLFKKDSSDLNRQYTLVYEDTEGDKVLVGDVPWEMFVSTVKRLHVLKTSHVSMFSRKTTFLHARKNCKE, from the exons atggaagaagagaagagattgGAGCTTAGGCTGGCTCCTCCCTGTCACCAACTCACTCCCAACAGAAATATCCATGGATCTAAACAAAGAagcctcaccaaagaaacatcATTTGTTTCCTATAACAG GGTGGAGGCAGCTCCAGTGGTGGGATGGCCGCCGGTAAGATCATCCCGGCGATACCTAACGTCACAGATAAaggaggagatgaagaagatagagAGTGATGAAGAGAGAGAGTTATACGTTAAGATCAACATGGAAGGAGTTCCCATCGGAAGAAAAGTCAACCTCTCGGCTTATAACAACTACCAACAGCTTTCACATGCCGTTGACCAACTTTTCAAGAAAGATTCGTCGGATCTAAACAGACAATACACTTTGGTCTACGAAGACACTGAAGGAGATAAAGTCCTGGTCGGAGATGTTCCTTGGGA GATGTTTGTATCGACTGTGAAGAGGTTGCATGTTTTAAAGACCTCCCACGTTTCCATGTTCTCACGTAAGACTACTTTTCTTCATG CTAGAAAGAACTGCAAGGAATAG
- the LOC106348759 gene encoding NADP-dependent malic enzyme 3, translating into MSSNPSQISDDYVSENRSGVGGGISDVYGEDLATLDQLVTPWVTSVASGYTLMRDPRYNKGLAFTDKERDAHYLTGLLPPVILSQDVQEKKMMHNLRQYTVPLHRYVALMDLQERNERLFYKLLIDNVEELLPVVYTPTVGEACQKYGSIFRRPQGLYISLKEKGKILEVLKNWPQRGIQVIVVTDGERILGLGDLGCQGMGIPVGKLSLYTALGGIRPSACLPITIDVGTNNEKLLNDEFYIGLKQKRATGEEYAEFLHEFMCAVKQNYGEKVLVQFEDFANHHAFELLSKYCSSHLVFNDDIQGTASVVLAGLIAAQKVLGKSLSDHTFLFLGAGEAGTGIAELIALKISKETGTPIDEIRKKIWLVDSKGLIVSSRKESLQHFKQPWAHDHEPVKELLGAVNAIKPTVLIGTSGVGKTFTKEVVEAMATFNEKPLILALSNPTSQAECTAKEAYTWTEGRAIFASGSPFAPVEYEGKTFFPGQANNCYIFPGLGLGLIMSGAIRVRDDMLLAASEALASQVTEENFADGLIYPPFTNIRKISANIAASVGAKTYELGLASNLPRPKDLVKMAESCMYSPVYRNFR; encoded by the exons atgagCAGCAACCCGTCTCAGATCTCCGACGACTACGTCTCCGAGAACAGGTCCGGCGTCGGCGGAGGCATCTCAGATGTCTACGGTGAGGATCTCGCCACATTGGATCAGCTCGTCACCCCTTGGGTTACCTCCGTCGCCAG TGGGTATACATTGATGCGTGACCCTCGATACAACAAGGGACTTGCTTTCACAGATAAAGAGAGAGATGCTCACTACTTAACTGGTCTTCTTCCTCCTGTCATCTTATCTCAAGATGTTcag gagaagaagatgatgcataACCTCCGTCAGTACACGGTCCCTCTGCACCGTTACGTGGCCCTCATGGATCTTCAg GAGAGGAACGAGAGGTTGTTTTACAAGCTTCTGATTGACAATGTGGAGGAGTTGCTTCCCGTTGTGTACACCCCGACGGTGGGGGAGGCTTGTCAGAAGTATGGGAGCATTTTCAGGAGGCCACAAGGTCTTTACATCAGCTTGAAAGAGAA GGGAAAGATTCTTGAAGTGTTGAAGAACTGGCCACAGAGAGGGATTCAAGTCATTGTTGTCACTGATGGTGAGCGTATTCTGGGTCTTGGAGATCTTGGTTGTCAG GGAATGGGAATCCCAGTGGGAAAACTTTCTCTTTACACAGCTTTGGGAGGGATCCGTCCATCGGCT TGCCTTCCAATCACCATTGATGTGGGTACAAACAACGAGAAGCTCCTAAATGATGAGTTTTACATCGGACTTAAACAGAAGAGGGCAACTGGCGAG gaaTACGCAGAGTTTCTGCACGAGTTCATGTGTGCTGTTAAACAAAACTATGGAGAAAAAGTGTTGGTGCAG TTTGAAGATTTCGCAAACCACCACGCGTTTGAGCTTCTCTCCAAGTACTGCTCTAGTCATCTCGTTTTCAATGATGATATCCAA GGTACTGCATCAGTGGTGCTTGCTGGGCTTATTGCAGCTCAGAAAGTACTTGGTAAAAGCCTATCTGACCATACCTTTTTGTTCTTGGGTGCCGGAGAG GCTGGAACCGGAATCGCTGAGCTAATTGCTCTTAAGATTTCCAAAGAG ACTGGAACACCAATCGATGAGATCAGGAAGAAGATTTGGCTTGTGGACTCCAAG GGACTGATTGTTAGCTCACGCAAGGAATCTCTTCAGCACTTCAAGCAGCCATGGGCACATGACCACGAGCCCGTCAAGGAGCTCTTGGGAGCTGTtaat GCAATCAAGCCAACAGTGCTCATTGGAACCTCTGGTGTGGGGAAGACTTTCACAAAGGAAGTAGTGGAGGCCATGGCCACCTTCAAcgag AAACCCTTGATTCTTGCTCTCTCAAACCCAACTTCTCAAGCCGAGTGCACCGCTAAAGAAGCTTACACATGGACCGAG GGTCGTGCAATCTTTGCAAGTGGAAGCCCGTTTGCCCCTGTTGAGTATGAAGGCAAAACATTCTTCCCTGGCCAG GCAAACAACTGCTACATTTTCCCAGGTCTCGGTCTTGGTTTGATCATGTCTGGTGCCATTCGTGTCCGTGATGACATGCTTCTAGCAGCTT CGGAAGCTCTGGCCTCGCAAGTGACGGAAGAGAACTTTGCCGACGGGTTGATCTATCCGCCTTTTACAAACATCAGAAAGATCTCTGCTAACATTGCAGCCAGTGTGGGAGCCAAAACTTATGAACTTG GATTGGCATCGAACCTGCCTCGTCCTAAGGATCTGGTCAAGATGGCAGAGAGCTGCATGTACAGCCCTGTCTACAGAAACTTCCGTTAA